The following coding sequences lie in one Vibrio casei genomic window:
- the lpxD gene encoding UDP-3-O-(3-hydroxymyristoyl)glucosamine N-acyltransferase codes for MPKLTLAELAAITGGELHGNGELIVSSIAAMDKAGDEQITFLTNAKYRKHLGECKATAILIKSSELELCQTNAIVVDDPYLAFALVAQALDTTPEPASCIEASAYIASDAILGDGVCIGHNAVIESGVQLGDNVVIGAGCFIGQNANIGSNTKMWANVSIYHNVVIGDSCLIQSNTVIGADGFGYANNKGEWVKIPQLGSVNIGNRVEIGSCTTIDRGAIEDTVIEDNVIIDNHLQIAHNVHIGYGTALAGCTTVAGSVKIGKYCIIGGASALNGHIEIADGVTITGMGMVMRSIPEKGIYSSGIPLQTNKEWRKTAARTLKIDEMHKRVKALEKKIED; via the coding sequence ATGCCAAAACTAACCCTTGCTGAGTTAGCAGCAATCACTGGCGGTGAATTACATGGAAACGGTGAGCTTATCGTTTCCAGTATCGCAGCCATGGATAAAGCCGGTGATGAACAAATCACCTTTTTGACTAACGCCAAATACCGTAAGCATTTAGGAGAATGTAAAGCGACAGCTATCTTGATTAAATCAAGTGAGCTAGAGCTTTGTCAGACGAATGCTATAGTCGTTGATGATCCATATCTTGCTTTTGCATTAGTTGCTCAAGCCTTAGATACGACACCAGAACCTGCTAGTTGTATCGAAGCTTCTGCTTATATTGCTTCTGATGCCATCTTAGGTGACGGTGTTTGTATTGGTCACAATGCGGTTATTGAGTCTGGTGTTCAATTAGGTGATAACGTTGTCATCGGGGCTGGATGTTTTATTGGTCAGAATGCCAATATTGGTTCTAATACTAAAATGTGGGCGAATGTGAGTATTTACCACAATGTAGTGATTGGTGATTCTTGTTTAATTCAGTCGAACACTGTTATTGGTGCAGATGGTTTTGGCTATGCGAACAATAAAGGTGAGTGGGTAAAGATACCTCAACTTGGTTCGGTGAATATAGGTAACCGTGTTGAAATAGGGTCTTGTACTACGATTGATCGTGGTGCAATCGAAGATACGGTTATTGAAGATAATGTCATTATCGATAATCATCTTCAAATTGCTCATAATGTCCATATCGGTTATGGCACGGCACTTGCTGGTTGTACCACTGTTGCAGGTAGTGTCAAAATTGGTAAGTACTGTATTATTGGTGGGGCATCAGCCTTAAATGGTCACATTGAAATTGCAGATGGCGTAACCATTACTGGTATGGGAATGGTTATGCGTAGTATTCCTGAAAAAGGGATTTATTCATCGGGCATCCCACTTCAAACCAACAAAGAATGGCGTAAAACAGCCGCTCGAACTCTTAAAATTGATGAAATGCATAAGCGTGTAAAAGCATTAGAAAAAAAAATTGAAGATTAG